The DNA region TGGCTTTCTATCTTAAGGCTATTTTGCATAACAACAATTAACAGTACTTTCGAACATCGCTAATTTTCTTAAGTTGCTTGATGTAAATGACCCGACGCTAGGGCAAAAATATCGGTTGTGAAATTGATCGCGATCAATGCTGAATTTGTAATAAAGCACAAGATATTAATAGTTATTAATATTCACAAGGGATTTACTATGAAAGTCGCAGTTATAAACGAGTTTAAAGGGAAATTAAGCATCGAAGATCGACCAATACCTGTTGTTGGTGCCAAAGACGTCTTAGTTAAAATACATGCGTGTGGGGTGTGTCATACCGACCTCCATGCTTGCCATGGCGATTGGCCAGTTAAACCAACATTACCCTTAGTTCCAGGCCATGAGGGGGTTGGCGAAATTATGAAGATTGGTTCTGAAATTCATCATCTTAAACTCGGTGACCGAGTGGGGATCCCTTGGTTATATTCAGCCTGTGGCCAATGTGATTATTGCCTAGAAGGTCAAGAAACGCTTTGTTTGTCGCAACAGAATTCGGGTTATTCGGTTGATGGTTCCTTTGCCCAATATTGTCTGGCCAATGGTGAATACGTGGTGAAAATTCCTGATGGTTTGAGTTATGTTGACGCTGCACCGTTATTTTGTGCTGGAGTGACCACCTACAAAGCCTTAAAAGTCAGTACGGTAAAACCTGGTCAATGGATGGCGATAGTCGGCGTCGGTGGCTTAGGTCACTTGGCGATTCAATACGCAGTAGCGATGGGCATGAAAGTTATTGCGGTTGATACTGGCAAAGATAAAATGGCACTAGCAAAAAAACTCGGCGCAATTCATTGCATCGACTTTATGCAAGATAAGCCATCAGAAAAAATTAACCAGTTAGTCGGCGGCGTTCACGGTGTGGTTTGCACAGCAGTGTCTAAAGTCGCGTTTGAAGAGTCTTATAAATCGGTTCGTCGTGGTGGTACTTTTGTGTTAGTTGGCTTACCTCCCGAAGAAATGCCATTGCCAATTTTTGATACCGTGCTTAACGGCATTAAATTAGTTGGTTCAATTGTAGGTACCCGTCAAGACCTAAATGAATGTCTCCAATTTGCCGCTGATGGCAAAGTTAAAGCGATTATTGAAGTCAAATCGATGGGTGATATCAATGAAATATTTAACGACATGGCACAAGGAGAGATCACTGGTCGTATTGTTCTAAGTATGGATTAGTACTAGTTTAAAACGACTAGTGCTAGCTGCCCCAGCCAATATTGAATAAGTCCATCTTAATAATTCACTTTGGATGGGTCAGCCCGTGACAACATCACCCTGTCATTTATAAAAAACGCCGATATTACGTCCTTGGCTCTTTGCTTGGTATAAAGCTTTATCAGCTTGTTCCAACAACATTTTCACACTGTATTTAACTGGCGCTAACGAAAAATCTTGATAGATTGCTGCACCACTACTGATGGTTAAATATTGTGATACTGTGGATCCTGGATTTGGGATTTTAAGTTTTTCAATACAGTGAGTTAACTGAGCCATCACCTGGGCGACCCTGTTTTTATCCGTGTTAGTCAAAATGACGACAAATTCTTCGCCACCATATCGTGCAACAAGGTCATCAACTCGTTTAAGCTGACTTTTAAGGGCTTTAGCGACCTGCTTTAGTGCCTCGTCTCCCGCCAAATGTCCTTGTGTATCGTTATAGTTTTTAAAATAGTCGACATCAAGTAACACGATGGCAATTTCTGTGTTGCTGCGCTGCGAGCGCGCCCAGCTTTTTTGCAACGCCACATCGAAGGCTCTGCGGTTTGCAATGCCGGTTAAACTGTCCGTTAGGCTCTGCTCTTTAAGCTGCTCTTGTTGCCTGTTTATCGTCAAAATCAACTGGTTGAAACCATTGAACAGAATGCGTAATTCT from Gammaproteobacteria bacterium includes:
- the adhP gene encoding alcohol dehydrogenase AdhP; translation: MKVAVINEFKGKLSIEDRPIPVVGAKDVLVKIHACGVCHTDLHACHGDWPVKPTLPLVPGHEGVGEIMKIGSEIHHLKLGDRVGIPWLYSACGQCDYCLEGQETLCLSQQNSGYSVDGSFAQYCLANGEYVVKIPDGLSYVDAAPLFCAGVTTYKALKVSTVKPGQWMAIVGVGGLGHLAIQYAVAMGMKVIAVDTGKDKMALAKKLGAIHCIDFMQDKPSEKINQLVGGVHGVVCTAVSKVAFEESYKSVRRGGTFVLVGLPPEEMPLPIFDTVLNGIKLVGSIVGTRQDLNECLQFAADGKVKAIIEVKSMGDINEIFNDMAQGEITGRIVLSMD